Proteins co-encoded in one Papaver somniferum cultivar HN1 chromosome 5, ASM357369v1, whole genome shotgun sequence genomic window:
- the LOC113282886 gene encoding protein trichome birefringence-like 34, with the protein MMMPGTSRLSLHSLATIIVAVFVVVAVYMIGESKRPFFEGVSTMRRTTTKSYDETTLPLSCDLFSGKWVYDNSTNPLYSWKECSFLLDAFACEKFGRKDLSYQKWRWQPNHCDLPRFNATAFLEKLRGKRMVYVGDSINTNQFFSIVCMVESVIPSTLKSIHNNGSLVTFKAIEFNATIEFYWAPLMLESNSDNPVFHRVPHRIVRAGAIEKHAIHWSDADILVFDSYLWWRVPELQVLYGSFEKPNEGIYKDLGMVGNFEMAMKTWSDWIENHINHTRTQLFFNSMAPTHYWAGEWGTNREGNCYNETEPIFQEHYWGLGTNPDILKAMESTMKELKVRGVDVKILNITQLSEYRKEAHTSIYKRIWDTLAPEQIANPATYADCMHWCLPGVPDTWNQLLYAYILP; encoded by the exons ATGATGATGCCTGGAACGTCAAGGCTAAGTTTGCATAGCCTAGCAACAATTATAGTCGCCGTCTTTGTTGTCGTTGCTGTTTATATGATTGGCGAAAGTAAACGACCCTTCTTTGAAGGTGTCAGTACAATGAGAAGAACCACGACGAAGAGTTACGATGAGACGACATTGCCGTTAAGTTGTGATCTTTTTTCAGGTAAATGGGTTTACGATAATTCGACAAATCCTTTGTATTCTTGGAAGGAGTGCTCATTCTTGCTTGATGCGTTTGCCTGTGAGAAGTTCGGAAGAAAGGATTTAAGCTATCAGAAATGGAGATGGCAACCCAACCACTGTGACTTACCAAG GTTCAATGCCACAGCATTCCTAGAGAAATTGAGAGGGAAAAGGATGGTCTATGTTGGAGATTCAATCAACACAAATCAGTTCTTTTCCATTGTTTGTATGGTGGAATCCGTAATTCCATCAACACTCAAATCTATACACAACAATGGATCTCTTGTCACCTTTAAAGCCATT GAATTCAATGCAACCATTGAGTTTTACTGGGCACCACTGATGCTGGAATCAAATTCGGATAATCCGGTGTTCCATCGAGTTCCACATCGAATAGTTAGAGCTGGAGCTATTGAAAAACACGCGATTCATTGGTCCGATGCTGATATACTTGTCTTTGATTCTTACCTTTGGTGGAGAGTGCCAGAACTGCAAGTCTT ATATGGATCCTTCGAAAAACCTAATGAAGGAATTTACAAAGATTTAGGAATGGTGGGTAACTTCGAAATGGCTATGAAAACATGGTCCGATTGGATTGAAAATCATATCAACCATACAAGGACACAATTGTTTTTCAACAGCATGGCACCAACACATTACTG GGCAGGCGAATGGGGAACGAATAGAGAGGGAAATTGTTATAACGAAACAGAACCGATATTTCAAGAACATTACTGGGGTCTAGGAACAAATCCAGACATATTGAAGGCTATGGAGAGTACAATGAAGGAATTGAAAGTTAGAGGTGTTGATGTGAAAATACTGAATATTACGCAACTCTCGGAGTACAGAAAAGAAGCACATACTTCTATTTATAAAAGAATATGGGATACTTTAGCTCCGGAACAAATAGCAAACCCTGCTACTTATGCTGATTGCATGCATTGGTGCCTCCCTGGAGTCCCTGATACTTGGAATCAGCTCCTTTATGCTTACATACTGCCCTGA
- the LOC113282885 gene encoding serine hydroxymethyltransferase 4: MDPVNEWGNTPLNVADPDIFDLIEKEKRRQCRGIELIASENFTSFAVIEALGSALTNKYSEGIPGNRYYGGNEFIDEIENLCRSRALEVFRCDPAKWGVNVQPYSGSPANFAAYTALLNPHDRIMGLDLPSGGHLTHGYYTSGGKKISATSIYFESLPYKVNSTTGYIDYDKLEEKALDFRPKLIICGGSAYPRDWDYARFRAVADKCGALLLCDMAHISGLVAAQEAANPFEYCDVVTTTTHKSLRGPRAGMIFFRKGPKPAKKGQPADAEYDFEDKINFSVFPALQGGPHNHQIGALAVALKQAMSPGFKAYAKQVRANAVAIGNYLMSKGYKLVTGGTENHLVLWDLRPLGLTGNKVEKLCDLCSITVNKNAVFGDSSALAPGGVRVGAPAMTSRGLVEKDFEQIGEFLHQAVQLTLKIQKEHGKLLKDFNKGLVNNKEIEDLKVAVEKFSASYDMPGFLMSEMKYKD; the protein is encoded by the exons ATGGATCCCGTCAATGAGTGGGGTAACACACCCTTAAACGTTGCAGATCCAGATATCTTCGATTTAatcgaaaaagaaaagagaagacaatGCAGAGGTATCGAATTGATTGCTTCTGAAAACTTCACATCATTCGCTGTGATTGAAGCACTTGGTAGTGCTTTGACAAACAAATATTCAGAAGGTATTCCCGGTAACAGATACTATGGAGGTAATGAATTCATTGatgagattgaaaatctatgtcgTTCAAGAGCTTTAGAAGTATTTCGATGTGATCCAGCAAAATGGGGTGTGAATGTACAGCCTTATTCTGGTAGTCCTGCTAATTTTGCAGCATATACTGCTTTGCTGAATCCACATGATAGAATTATGGGTCTTGATTTACCATCAGGTGGTCATTTGACACATGGTTATTATACATCTGGTGGTAAGAAGATTTCTGCTACTTCAATTTACTTTGAGAGTTTGCCTTACAAGGTGAATTCAACCACTGGGTATATTGATTATGATAAGTTGGAAGAGAAAGCTTTGGATTTCAGACCTAAATTGATTATTTGCGGTGGAAGTGCTTATCCTAGAGATTGGGATTATGCTAGATTTAGAGCTGTTGCTGATAAATGTGGTGCTCTTTTGCTTTGTGATATGGCTCACATTAGTGGTCTTGTTGCTGCTCAG GAAGCTGCCAacccatttgaatactgtgatgttgTTACAACCACAACTCACAAGAGTTTGAGGGGACCTAGAGCTGGTATGATCTTCTTCAGGAAGGGTCCTAAGCCCGCAAAGAAGGGTCAGCCTGCTGATGCTGAATACGATTTTGAAGACAAAATCAACTTCTCTGTTTTCCCTGCTCTTCAAGGTGGTCCACATAATCACCAGATTGGTGCTTTGGCCGTTGCTTTGAAGCAAGCTATGAGCCCCGGATTCAAAGCCTACGCTAAGCAAGTGAGGGCAAATGCTGTGGCCATTGGAAACTACTTGATGAGCAAGGGCTACAAGCTCGTCACTGGCGGGACTGAGAACCATCTTGTTCTATGGGACCTTCGTCCTCTTGGCTTGACTG GAAACAAAGTTGAAAAGCTTTGCGACTTATGTAGCATCACTGTGAACAAGAATGCTGTCTTTGGTGATAGCAGTGCTTTGGCCCCTGGAGGTGTTAGAGTTG GAGCACCGGCCATGACTTCAAGAGGTTTGGTGGAGAAGGACTTTGAGCAGATTGGTGAATTCCTTCACCAGGCTGTTCAACTTACCCTGAAAATCCAGAAAGAACATGGAAAGCTCTTGAAGGATTTCAACAAGGGACTTGTGAATAACAAGGAAATCGAAGACCTCAAAGTTGCCGTTGAGAAGTTCTCAGCTTCCTACGACATGCCTGGATTCCTTATGTCTGAGATGAAGTACAAGGATTAG